A single genomic interval of Penicillium psychrofluorescens genome assembly, chromosome: 2 harbors:
- a CDS encoding uncharacterized protein (ID:PFLUO_002487-T1.cds;~source:funannotate) has product MNPFRQQFRADSSWHPVGLASSFPDLDLDKDAYRIAPRCKAFRIPTTKAKAPEAPMEADIDQPGDLKEQVLVFNYKGQFHAVDHQCPHSSFPLSQGNVFDIEDFGITLSAGITCPKHEWSFDIFSGQADRGNYKLKVWEVQLREPRVSSTDGSPEGDDKEVWVRRKQRIG; this is encoded by the exons ATGAACCCCTTCAGACAACAGTTCCGGGCCGATTCATCCTGGCACCCGGTTGGCCTTGCTTCCTCATTCCCAGACCTCGACCTGGATAAGGACGCCTATCGGATCGCCCCAAGATGCAAAGCTTTCCGCATCCCAACGACAAAGGCCAAGGCGCCTGAGGCTCCGATGGAAGCGGACATTGACCAGCCGGGGGATCTGAAGGAACAGGTTCTAGTGTTTAACTATAAAGGGCAATTTCACGCCGTTGATCAT CAATGCCCGCATTCGTCATTCCCACTTTCCCAGGGCAATGTCTTTGATATTGAAGACTTCGGCATCACCCTCAGTGCTGGGATTACATGTCCTAAGCACGAATGGTCCTTTGATATCTTCTCCGGCCAGGCAGATCGCGGCAACTACAAGCTGAAGGTGTGGGAGGTCCAGCTGCGGGAGCCTCGTGTATCATCGACTGATGGGTCTCCTGAGGGTGATGACAAGGAGGTTTGGGTCAGGCGAAAGCAACGAATCGGCTAA